Proteins encoded together in one Ferroglobus placidus DSM 10642 window:
- a CDS encoding FAD-binding protein codes for MEVINTDLAIVGGGTAGCLAAYQASKEGIESVIIDKANIRRSGCLAPGVNAIYSYLHEGDKPEDYYEFVKFQGMGLARKDLALTQIKEVRNAVKILEKYGLPILWERQGRFGLKIYGEHIKPILADIARDSTENVLEYHYSVELGVKDGVCGVYAFDLKNEDLVFVKAKAVLIATGGASGLYSNYTVPWYPPGNAGSGFSLAIRAGAEMTSLEIRFIPPRIKDVNSPIGVTAVGLKAPLINSKGEEFMKKKYAEFGGETAPIAIRAYAPTKEILEGNFPIYLDTRGVEEEKFDELIKLYLNAWPLFYLFVKARGIDLKEKLLEVQPSEPYLTASHTIAGIWVDDKRMTSVKYLFAAGDAAGGVPLKHVGGALAEGIIAAKEAARVKRTNDYTPKELQFEFDGYHWKNAEERMKFVLDHYAGGLPRFYVYNEASASYALKEVEKLLSLKLGGEPIRVFETRDRLVVARAMLHHMIERKETRMPPFQMRSDYPELSNSNYMLVSKFGEKVTFRREYV; via the coding sequence ATGGAAGTAATAAACACCGACTTAGCCATAGTAGGTGGAGGCACAGCCGGATGTTTGGCAGCTTACCAAGCAAGTAAGGAAGGAATCGAGTCCGTAATAATAGACAAAGCAAATATAAGAAGGAGCGGATGCCTGGCTCCGGGGGTTAACGCTATTTATTCCTACCTTCACGAAGGAGACAAACCGGAGGATTACTACGAATTCGTAAAATTTCAGGGGATGGGTCTTGCAAGAAAAGACCTCGCTTTGACGCAGATAAAAGAAGTTAGAAATGCTGTAAAAATTTTGGAAAAATACGGACTGCCGATTCTGTGGGAAAGGCAGGGGAGGTTTGGGTTAAAAATTTACGGGGAGCACATAAAGCCCATTCTCGCAGACATAGCAAGAGATTCGACAGAGAACGTACTCGAATACCACTACTCAGTAGAGCTCGGAGTGAAAGACGGAGTTTGTGGAGTTTACGCCTTCGATTTAAAAAACGAAGACCTCGTTTTCGTTAAAGCAAAAGCCGTTTTGATAGCCACTGGTGGGGCGAGCGGATTATACAGCAACTACACTGTTCCTTGGTATCCTCCCGGCAACGCTGGAAGCGGTTTCTCTTTGGCTATAAGAGCTGGAGCTGAGATGACGAGTTTGGAAATAAGGTTCATTCCTCCGAGAATAAAGGACGTGAACAGTCCTATAGGTGTTACTGCCGTTGGCTTGAAAGCTCCGCTGATAAATTCGAAGGGGGAAGAGTTCATGAAAAAGAAGTACGCTGAGTTCGGTGGAGAGACTGCTCCGATAGCGATAAGAGCTTACGCTCCGACCAAGGAAATTCTCGAAGGAAATTTTCCGATATACCTCGATACGAGGGGTGTTGAAGAGGAAAAGTTCGATGAGCTGATAAAACTCTATCTAAACGCCTGGCCGCTCTTCTACCTTTTCGTAAAAGCGAGGGGGATTGATTTAAAGGAGAAGCTTCTCGAAGTTCAGCCTTCCGAGCCTTATTTGACAGCTTCTCATACGATAGCTGGAATATGGGTTGATGATAAGAGGATGACGAGCGTGAAGTATCTCTTCGCTGCTGGAGACGCTGCTGGAGGGGTTCCCTTAAAACACGTTGGTGGAGCCTTAGCTGAAGGAATTATCGCCGCTAAAGAAGCTGCGAGAGTAAAGAGGACGAACGATTACACTCCCAAGGAGTTACAGTTCGAATTCGACGGTTATCATTGGAAGAACGCTGAGGAGAGAATGAAGTTCGTTCTCGATCACTACGCCGGAGGACTGCCGAGGTTTTACGTTTACAACGAAGCTTCGGCAAGCTACGCTTTAAAAGAGGTAGAAAAGCTTTTAAGCTTGAAACTTGGAGGGGAGCCGATCAGAGTTTTTGAAACGAGAGACAGGCTCGTTGTTGCGAGAGCCATGCTTCACCACATGATAGAGAGAAAAGAAACGAGAATGCCCCCCTTCCAGATGAGAAGCGATTATCCGGAGCTCAGCAACTCGAACTACATGCTCGTTTCGAAGTTTGGGGAAAAGGTGACTTTCAGGAGGGAGTACGTGTGA
- a CDS encoding sulfurtransferase TusA family protein translates to MELKLKKIGKDVYELDVRGNTCPFPQIFTELALKKIGSAKLEVITDNPPSARDLPIVFEKKGYKVESKKEDGYWRIRIWK, encoded by the coding sequence ATGGAGTTAAAGCTTAAAAAAATTGGAAAGGACGTTTACGAGCTTGACGTTAGGGGAAACACGTGCCCCTTCCCTCAGATATTCACAGAGCTCGCTTTGAAAAAGATAGGTAGTGCGAAGCTTGAGGTAATAACAGACAATCCTCCATCGGCGAGAGATCTACCGATAGTTTTCGAAAAGAAAGGATACAAAGTTGAAAGTAAGAAAGAAGACGGTTACTGGAGGATAAGGATATGGAAGTAA
- a CDS encoding ATP-binding protein gives MIKIYREKCISCGKCEKICPSSAIKMNEFPQLAYPDKCWHCAACVKECPAKAITLLLPPHVGDQRYELLVWKDGREMVFQILFEGEVVEEKRIVVRR, from the coding sequence GTGATAAAAATTTACAGAGAAAAGTGCATTTCTTGCGGAAAATGCGAGAAAATATGCCCGTCTTCAGCTATAAAAATGAACGAGTTTCCTCAGCTTGCTTATCCAGACAAGTGCTGGCACTGCGCAGCGTGCGTAAAGGAATGTCCGGCAAAAGCAATAACGCTCCTCCTCCCTCCTCACGTGGGGGATCAGAGGTACGAGCTTTTAGTTTGGAAGGATGGAAGAGAAATGGTGTTTCAAATCCTCTTCGAAGGAGAGGTCGTTGAAGAGAAAAGAATAGTGGTGAGAAGATGA